The following are encoded in a window of Cryobacterium sp. CG_9.6 genomic DNA:
- a CDS encoding aldehyde dehydrogenase family protein, translated as MSIAEQTPPDVNASTASPHTMSPRTTELSGAVRDELDAALHDLVDGAARWAAMPLTRRAELLAATHSAMAGQAKRWAIRARDIKGLDASSPLVGEEWISGPYAALAGVGTLAHSVAALAAGTSPLAGIRVGTAPGNRVTIPVLPHTAHEAVLLHGFHAEVWLRPGVTATDAVKKAGLGELNPTVSGGVGLVLGAGNITSIPPLDVLYEIVANNRAVILKLNPIMAGMMSVYLAALEPLVTAKLLRVVQGGAAEGSYLAHNALVDHVHITGSAATHDVVVWGPGADGAARKAAGTPLLNKPITSELGGVAPIIILPSRWTAHDLRYQAEHVATMRLHNGGYNCIAGQIVVLSADWPQKAEFLTELAAALERTPARPAWYPGSDSRMSAAAVCYPNAQRFAAGTRLLVSITGEQDATYLQTTETFSPVLGVIELPGSGQVFLDGAVATVNRDFLGTLGANLIADPSVIRKLGRGFRTAIANLEYGTIAINAWTGLGFLTATASWGAFPGHTIDNVQSGIGVVHNALLIDSPERTVVTGPFRPFPRSVAHGEFALFPKPPWFVTARSAQKTGALLAGFAAKPSWAKLPAIFLSAFRA; from the coding sequence ATGAGCATTGCAGAGCAGACCCCGCCGGACGTGAACGCCTCTACTGCGTCTCCGCACACCATGTCTCCGCGCACCACGGAGTTGTCCGGGGCTGTCCGGGACGAGTTGGACGCGGCTCTTCACGATCTCGTTGACGGCGCCGCTCGGTGGGCAGCCATGCCGCTCACGCGGCGCGCGGAGCTGCTCGCTGCCACCCACTCCGCCATGGCTGGGCAGGCAAAACGCTGGGCAATCCGGGCCCGTGACATCAAAGGTTTGGATGCCTCCTCTCCGCTTGTTGGTGAGGAATGGATTTCTGGTCCCTATGCCGCGCTTGCCGGCGTGGGCACCCTGGCTCACAGTGTCGCTGCGCTCGCCGCAGGCACGTCACCGCTGGCCGGCATCAGGGTGGGTACTGCTCCGGGTAACCGTGTGACGATCCCGGTTCTTCCGCACACCGCACATGAGGCGGTGCTGCTGCACGGCTTCCACGCGGAGGTGTGGCTGAGGCCCGGAGTTACCGCCACCGACGCGGTCAAGAAGGCCGGGCTGGGCGAGCTGAACCCCACGGTGTCCGGAGGAGTGGGCCTCGTGCTCGGTGCCGGCAACATCACATCGATCCCTCCACTGGATGTTCTGTACGAAATTGTGGCCAACAACCGTGCCGTGATCCTGAAGCTCAACCCGATCATGGCGGGCATGATGAGCGTGTATTTGGCGGCACTGGAGCCGCTCGTGACCGCGAAACTGCTGCGAGTGGTTCAGGGCGGGGCCGCCGAGGGTAGTTATCTCGCGCACAACGCTCTGGTCGACCACGTTCACATCACGGGCAGCGCGGCCACTCACGACGTGGTCGTCTGGGGGCCCGGAGCAGACGGTGCCGCGCGCAAAGCGGCGGGAACACCGCTTCTGAACAAGCCCATCACGAGTGAGCTCGGCGGTGTGGCACCGATCATCATTCTGCCGAGCCGGTGGACCGCGCACGATCTGCGCTATCAGGCCGAACACGTGGCCACGATGCGGCTGCACAACGGCGGTTACAACTGCATCGCCGGTCAAATCGTGGTGCTCAGTGCCGACTGGCCGCAGAAGGCCGAGTTCCTCACCGAATTGGCGGCGGCCCTGGAGCGCACACCCGCTCGCCCGGCGTGGTATCCCGGGAGTGACTCGCGGATGTCTGCCGCCGCGGTGTGTTACCCGAACGCTCAGCGCTTCGCCGCGGGCACTCGACTCCTCGTGTCAATCACGGGCGAGCAGGACGCCACCTATCTGCAAACGACGGAGACCTTTTCGCCGGTGCTGGGAGTGATCGAACTTCCGGGATCAGGTCAGGTGTTCCTTGATGGTGCTGTTGCGACCGTCAATCGGGACTTCCTCGGAACCCTCGGCGCCAATCTGATTGCAGACCCGTCGGTGATCAGGAAGCTCGGTCGCGGGTTCCGCACGGCCATCGCGAACCTGGAGTACGGGACGATCGCCATCAACGCGTGGACGGGCCTGGGCTTTCTGACGGCGACGGCATCGTGGGGCGCCTTCCCGGGTCACACCATCGACAACGTGCAGTCGGGAATCGGGGTGGTGCATAACGCACTCCTGATCGATTCCCCGGAACGCACGGTGGTCACCGGTCCGTTCCGTCCGTTCCCGCGGTCCGTCGCCCACGGTGAGTTTGCGCTGTTCCCGAAACCTCCGTGGTTCGTCACGGCACGCAGTGCGCAGAAGACCGGCGCTCTGCTCGCGGGCTTCGCGGCCAAGCCATCCTGGGCGAAGCTGCCCGCGATCTTCCTCTCTGCCTTCCGGGCTTAG
- a CDS encoding GMC family oxidoreductase N-terminal domain-containing protein: protein MIQTRPGSTLLTTRDGGSFDYVVVGAGSAGAALANRLSAHPSTSVVLLEAGGNDSNPSVHIPAAFSGLFKTDLDWNYETTPQPGLGGRTIYWPRGKVLGGSSSLNAMMWVRGFAADYDRWADLAGPDWSYESLLPIFQRVERVQDASNPEHGAAGAMNVEHQRSPRELTATFLRAVTEAGYAVVPPNSRQPEGFSETMLSQKKGSRHSTVDGYLRPAKDRKNLVVRTGAQATRVVFDGTRAVGVEYSVAGVLHRVEARGEVILCGGAVNTPQLLMLSGIGDAAHLTSQGIPVLVDSPEVGANLRDHLVSFFTVETPGGTLLTATGLGEVGNYLLRRRGMLTSNVAEAYGFVRSSAHVELPDLEMIFAPAAYVDEGLSGIPGHGISLGPILIQPKSTGTVTLASADPFDKPIIDPRYLSDPGGEDRAVMMRGLAIAERILSTPSMTAVSNGKYMRPMKGEQLDTATRAASALNSLSHTLYHPTSTARMGSDASAPVDGELRVRGVQGLRVADASVMPQIIRGHTNAPAIVIGEKAAEFIIAAARAGRRDRITVS from the coding sequence ATGATCCAGACACGTCCTGGCAGCACCCTCCTGACCACCCGCGACGGTGGTTCGTTCGATTACGTCGTGGTGGGGGCGGGTTCGGCCGGTGCTGCTCTCGCCAACCGGCTCAGTGCTCACCCGTCGACATCGGTGGTGTTGCTGGAGGCCGGTGGGAACGACTCGAACCCGAGCGTTCACATTCCCGCGGCGTTCTCGGGGCTGTTCAAGACGGATCTGGACTGGAACTACGAGACCACCCCGCAGCCGGGCCTCGGAGGTCGCACCATTTATTGGCCACGCGGCAAGGTTCTGGGTGGCTCATCGTCGCTGAACGCGATGATGTGGGTACGCGGGTTCGCGGCGGACTACGACCGCTGGGCCGATCTGGCGGGCCCCGACTGGTCCTACGAATCCCTGCTCCCCATCTTCCAACGGGTGGAACGGGTTCAGGATGCCAGCAATCCCGAGCACGGTGCCGCGGGAGCGATGAACGTGGAGCATCAGCGGAGTCCGCGAGAGCTCACCGCGACCTTCCTCCGGGCGGTCACCGAAGCCGGGTACGCCGTCGTGCCGCCGAACTCCCGGCAGCCCGAAGGGTTCAGTGAAACGATGCTCAGCCAGAAGAAGGGGTCACGTCACAGCACGGTCGACGGCTACCTGCGACCGGCCAAGGACCGGAAGAATCTGGTCGTTCGAACGGGGGCGCAGGCAACACGGGTGGTCTTTGACGGAACCCGCGCGGTGGGGGTGGAGTACTCGGTGGCCGGCGTCCTGCATCGGGTCGAAGCGCGCGGTGAGGTGATTCTCTGCGGTGGCGCCGTGAACACGCCGCAGCTCCTCATGCTCTCGGGTATCGGCGACGCGGCACACCTGACGTCGCAGGGCATCCCCGTGCTCGTGGACTCCCCGGAGGTCGGCGCGAATCTGAGGGACCATCTTGTGTCGTTCTTCACGGTGGAGACCCCGGGAGGGACCCTGCTCACAGCGACCGGACTGGGGGAGGTGGGAAACTATCTCCTCCGGCGGCGCGGAATGCTGACATCCAACGTGGCGGAGGCGTACGGCTTTGTCCGCTCCAGCGCCCACGTGGAGTTGCCCGACCTCGAGATGATTTTCGCACCCGCAGCGTATGTCGATGAGGGTCTTTCGGGAATCCCCGGCCACGGCATCAGCCTTGGTCCCATCTTGATCCAGCCCAAAAGCACTGGAACCGTCACGCTGGCGTCGGCCGACCCGTTCGACAAACCGATCATTGATCCGCGCTACCTGTCGGATCCCGGCGGAGAGGACCGCGCGGTGATGATGCGCGGGCTCGCCATCGCCGAGCGGATCCTGTCAACCCCGTCGATGACGGCGGTCTCTAACGGGAAGTACATGCGCCCGATGAAGGGCGAGCAACTCGACACGGCAACACGGGCAGCCAGCGCTCTCAATTCCCTGTCGCACACGCTCTATCACCCGACCAGTACGGCACGGATGGGGTCAGATGCGTCGGCTCCGGTCGATGGTGAGCTCCGTGTGCGCGGGGTGCAGGGGCTCCGCGTAGCGGATGCGTCGGTTATGCCGCAGATCATTCGCGGTCATACCAACGCACCCGCCATTGTGATCGGCGAGAAGGCTGCTGAATTCATCATCGCCGCGGCACGGGCCGGTCGACGGGACAGGATCACCGTGAGCTGA
- a CDS encoding PadR family transcriptional regulator codes for MDSTQLLKGVLDMAVLAVIVDDDGYGYDIVRRLRAAGLDEVGDASVYGTLRRLYSAGALSSYVVPSDGGPHRKYYGMNANGRAMLAEQRSNWTAFADTLTQLLEKPQPAVHLPTIGDQS; via the coding sequence ATGGATAGCACCCAGTTGCTCAAGGGGGTGCTCGACATGGCCGTCCTGGCCGTGATCGTCGACGACGACGGCTACGGCTATGACATCGTGCGCCGGTTGCGCGCCGCCGGGCTCGACGAGGTCGGCGACGCATCGGTTTACGGCACCCTCCGCCGGCTGTACAGCGCGGGGGCGCTGTCGAGCTACGTCGTCCCATCCGACGGCGGACCGCACCGCAAGTATTACGGAATGAACGCGAACGGCCGGGCAATGCTCGCCGAACAACGTTCAAACTGGACTGCCTTCGCCGATACCCTCACCCAGCTGCTCGAGAAGCCGCAACCCGCCGTCCACCTACCTACGATCGGTGACCAGTCATGA
- a CDS encoding aminotransferase class III-fold pyridoxal phosphate-dependent enzyme — protein MTASYSVPQQRKLVTALPGPKSVELQARRERTVARGAGTLANIYMDHGAGAILVDVDGNQIIDLGCGIGVTTIGHAHPEIAAAAAEQATKLTHTLFTVTPYENYVRVAEKLAEITPGDFEKRSLLVNTGAEAVENAVKIARKFTGRRAIVALDHAFHGRTNLTMAMTYRPWPERAGMGPFPGEIYSVPTSYPFRDGLTGEEAAEKTIDYINTHIGATEIAAFFVEPIQGDGGIVTPAPGFFERIREFCTDNGIVFVSDEIQAGIARTGTWCAIEHHNVVPDLVTTAKGIAGGFPLAAVTGRADIMDSVQPGGVGGTFGGNPVSTAAALAVFNVIERDGLLAQAQRVEKTLQARIGDWAERFPVVGDVRGKGAMFGVELVHPGTKKPNPEALTAVIKHATTNGVIVLDAGSWDSVLRIMPSVVISDELIDDAATVIEEALAALSASFPA, from the coding sequence ATGACTGCCTCCTATTCGGTCCCCCAGCAACGCAAACTCGTCACCGCCCTTCCCGGGCCCAAGTCGGTTGAGCTGCAGGCACGACGCGAGCGAACCGTCGCCCGCGGTGCCGGCACCCTGGCCAACATCTACATGGATCACGGCGCCGGCGCGATTCTCGTTGACGTCGACGGCAACCAGATCATCGACCTCGGCTGCGGTATCGGCGTGACGACTATTGGCCACGCCCACCCGGAGATCGCCGCAGCGGCCGCCGAACAGGCCACCAAGCTCACCCACACACTGTTCACCGTCACACCCTACGAGAACTACGTTCGCGTGGCGGAGAAGCTGGCCGAGATCACCCCCGGCGATTTTGAGAAGCGTTCCCTTCTCGTGAACACCGGCGCCGAAGCGGTAGAGAACGCGGTGAAGATCGCGCGCAAGTTCACCGGTCGCCGTGCCATCGTCGCCCTTGATCACGCCTTCCACGGTCGCACCAACCTCACCATGGCCATGACCTACCGTCCCTGGCCGGAACGCGCCGGCATGGGACCATTCCCCGGTGAGATCTACAGCGTGCCCACGAGCTACCCCTTCCGTGACGGCCTCACGGGTGAGGAAGCGGCCGAAAAGACCATCGACTACATCAACACCCACATCGGTGCGACGGAGATCGCCGCCTTCTTTGTGGAGCCCATTCAGGGCGACGGCGGCATCGTGACCCCCGCCCCGGGGTTCTTTGAACGCATCCGCGAATTCTGCACCGACAATGGCATTGTGTTCGTTTCCGACGAGATTCAGGCCGGTATTGCGCGAACCGGAACGTGGTGCGCGATCGAACACCACAACGTTGTGCCCGACCTCGTCACCACCGCGAAGGGCATCGCCGGCGGATTCCCACTCGCTGCCGTCACCGGTCGCGCCGATATCATGGATTCCGTGCAGCCCGGCGGCGTCGGGGGCACGTTTGGCGGCAACCCGGTCTCGACCGCTGCGGCCCTCGCCGTCTTCAACGTGATCGAGCGTGATGGCCTGCTCGCGCAGGCACAGCGCGTCGAGAAGACACTGCAGGCTCGGATTGGCGATTGGGCCGAGCGGTTCCCTGTTGTGGGCGACGTCCGCGGTAAGGGCGCCATGTTCGGTGTCGAGCTCGTGCACCCTGGAACCAAGAAGCCCAACCCGGAGGCACTCACGGCCGTGATCAAGCACGCCACAACCAACGGCGTGATCGTGCTTGATGCCGGCAGCTGGGACTCGGTGCTGCGCATCATGCCCTCGGTCGTCATCTCCGACGAGCTCATCGATGATGCGGCAACCGTCATCGAGGAGGCCCTCGCGGCGCTGTCTGCGTCGTTCCCGGCGTAG
- a CDS encoding lysophospholipid acyltransferase family protein, whose translation MAPIARFVFRPRITGRDNIPTTGPIIFASNHLSFIDSIVIPLTAPRRVQFLAKSTYFTGTGFSGWVSRNFFTSIGAVGVERGAGQAAQVALDAGRTILEDESAFAIYPEGTRSLDGRLYRGRTGVAWLALTTGAVVVPVGLIGTQEIMPVGSKVPRIRKITVAFGTPIDLSPHGSAESGKARRQATDEIMAAIHALSGQELAKSYNESPPAGTLLRLADKVFPRERV comes from the coding sequence ATGGCTCCCATTGCCAGATTCGTCTTTCGGCCCCGCATCACCGGCCGGGACAACATCCCGACAACCGGCCCGATCATTTTTGCCAGCAACCACCTGTCGTTCATTGACAGCATCGTTATCCCGCTTACCGCACCGCGTCGTGTGCAGTTCCTCGCGAAGTCAACGTATTTCACCGGGACCGGCTTCAGCGGGTGGGTCTCCCGAAACTTCTTCACGTCAATCGGTGCGGTGGGTGTGGAGCGCGGCGCCGGACAGGCCGCACAGGTTGCACTCGATGCCGGCCGCACCATCCTCGAAGACGAGAGCGCCTTCGCTATTTACCCGGAAGGTACCCGCTCACTTGACGGTCGCCTGTACCGCGGGCGAACCGGGGTTGCCTGGCTGGCCCTCACGACTGGCGCCGTTGTCGTGCCCGTTGGACTGATTGGCACACAGGAGATCATGCCCGTGGGCAGCAAGGTTCCCCGCATTCGCAAGATTACGGTGGCTTTTGGCACACCGATCGATCTGAGCCCACACGGCTCAGCCGAGTCGGGTAAGGCGCGTCGCCAGGCAACGGATGAGATCATGGCCGCGATTCATGCACTCTCGGGCCAGGAACTCGCCAAGTCGTACAACGAATCACCGCCCGCCGGAACGCTTCTCCGGCTTGCGGACAAGGTCTTTCCCCGCGAACGGGTCTAG
- the dxr gene encoding 1-deoxy-D-xylulose-5-phosphate reductoisomerase → MRRVIILGSTGSIGTQALDVIRANPTRFEVVGLAAGHNRELLDLQAAEFRVTATALGADAAEQLVRDIDADVVLNGITGSVGLGPTLAALKAGRTLALANKESLIVGGDLVKSLAAPGQIVPVDSEHSAIAQALRSGTSGEVRRLVLTASGGPFRGRTRDQLANVTPREALNHPTWDMGLVVTTNSATLVNKGLEIIEAHLLFDVDYDRIDVAVHPQSIVHSMVEFIDGSTIAQASPPDMRLPISLGLDWPNRVAAVGTPLDWTTPQTWTFEPLDGTAFPAVELAKRVGRLGGSYPAVFNAANEQAVAAFHAMKIGFLDIVDTVLHVVESHEQDGPLTRDSLAAAEAWARATADTRIATVAGR, encoded by the coding sequence GTGCGCAGAGTAATAATCCTTGGGTCCACCGGTTCAATCGGTACGCAGGCCCTCGACGTGATCAGGGCCAATCCCACCAGGTTCGAGGTGGTCGGTCTTGCGGCCGGGCACAACCGTGAGCTGCTGGATCTGCAGGCCGCCGAGTTCAGGGTGACCGCCACGGCCCTCGGAGCGGATGCGGCCGAGCAGCTGGTGCGAGACATCGACGCCGACGTGGTGCTGAATGGCATCACCGGTTCGGTGGGTCTTGGTCCCACTCTCGCTGCGCTGAAGGCCGGTCGCACTCTCGCCCTGGCCAACAAGGAATCACTCATTGTGGGTGGCGACCTCGTCAAGTCTCTCGCTGCCCCGGGACAAATTGTGCCCGTTGACTCCGAGCACTCCGCGATTGCGCAGGCGCTGCGCTCGGGGACGAGTGGTGAGGTGCGTCGTCTGGTGCTCACGGCATCCGGTGGCCCGTTTCGTGGTCGCACCCGCGATCAGCTGGCGAACGTGACGCCGCGCGAGGCGCTCAACCACCCCACCTGGGATATGGGACTGGTGGTTACGACCAACTCAGCAACCCTCGTGAACAAGGGACTGGAAATTATCGAGGCGCACCTGCTCTTCGACGTGGACTATGACCGAATTGACGTGGCGGTTCACCCGCAGTCGATTGTGCACTCCATGGTGGAGTTCATTGACGGGTCCACCATTGCGCAGGCGTCACCGCCCGATATGCGACTTCCCATTTCGCTCGGGCTGGACTGGCCGAATCGGGTGGCTGCGGTGGGAACACCTCTGGACTGGACAACCCCACAGACCTGGACGTTTGAGCCGCTGGACGGCACCGCGTTTCCGGCCGTGGAACTCGCGAAGCGGGTTGGGCGGCTGGGAGGCAGCTATCCGGCCGTGTTCAACGCGGCAAACGAGCAGGCGGTGGCTGCCTTCCACGCGATGAAAATCGGGTTTCTGGACATCGTCGACACGGTGCTGCACGTTGTCGAGTCGCACGAGCAGGACGGGCCGCTCACGCGCGACTCACTGGCTGCGGCTGAAGCGTGGGCACGAGCCACGGCCGACACCCGCATTGCCACCGTTGCCGGGAGGTAA